In the genome of Balneolaceae bacterium, the window CTGGCCTGTCGTGAATCGGGATTGGTCAGACATAAAATAGCATGTGGCACCATCAAGGTCTGTCGCCCGGGCGATGCGTCCGCCATCCAGCGGCTGTTTGGTTTTGATGAACTCCATAATCTGATCATCCTGCGCAGCCCGCTCTGCCATCGGGGTATGTACCAGACCGGGGGCAATTACATTTACCCGGATATTATCCCCGGAATAATACGATGCAATGGATCGGCTGTACCCAATGATAGCTGCTTTCGCTGCTGCGTAGGCATGAGTCACAAAATATTCCGGGGAAGGTGAAAAGCCCAAAACCGATCCCATGTTGAGAATCGTACCACCGGTTCCCTGCTTCCGAAAAGCCCGTACGGCCGCCCGGTTGGAGAGCATCAGGGATGTGAGATTGAGTTCAAATGTTTTATTCCAACCCTCCAATGTCATTTCATGCAAGGGACCGTCTCCCATCCTCCGGCCGCTCCCGCCAGCCACGTGATACAAACCGTCCAAACTGCCGAAATTTTTGATACACTTTTCAATTGCTTCTTGGCCGGTTTCCTGCCGGGTGGCATCTCCTGCAAGTACGATTGTATCTTCGGGCAGTTCTTCACGGGCATTCTTACACGATTCTTCATCCAATCCCACTACCACAATTTTGGCCCCATTGTTTGTAAATGCCTTAGCAGCGGAGAGCCCCATTCCGCTGGTACCTCCAATGATTACAATATTTTTAGAATCTAAGAGCATGTTATTAGGGTGATCAGTTTCTTCTTTTTTCTGTTTGTTTCACGTCTTGCTGGGATATCTCTCCGGTTGATTTATCTTTCAGAATAACCTTTTTCCGTCCGTCTGGCAGTTTTTCTTCCTTGATCAGGTAAAACTGCTCGTTATAATCGGTCAGAGCCGATTCCTCTTCCTCATTTTCCCGGCCGCGCCAAATATCAAGCTCCACCGATTCCCACTGCCGGGTTTCTGCCGAGCGGTAACAGGCATCCATGATTGCGTTGACCACATATCCGTCGTAAAAGGTTTCCTGGGGTGATTCCCCGTTCTCCATTGCATTAAACATGTCGGTGAACATATCATTGTAACCCAGGCTGTGCACTTCATCACCGACCGGGAACAGCCATCCGCTGTCGCTTTCTGCCTTTTCGGCTACATACCCTTCCTGCCCGCCCGACAGATACATTTCGAAACCGGTTCGCAGAAAGTGATCGAGCCGCAGTGAACCTTCCGTACCGGACACTTCATCACGCAGATCCATTCCGCCCCGGAACGACCAGCTCACCTCAAACTGACCGATGGCGCCGTTGGCATACCGCACCCATCCGAGAGCATTATCTTCCGCCTCTATCGGTTTTACCTGGGTTTCGGCCCAGCACATCACCTCTACCGGGCGAATATCCTTCCCGATAAAGCTCCGGGCAATCTCTATGCAGTGGCAGCCGATATCGATGATGGCCCCGCCACCCGATTTTTCCGGCTCCCAAAACCAATCACTGTGAGGACCCGGGTGTGCTTCCCGCGAGCGAGCCCATAATATTTTCCCCAACGAACCATCACGGGCTGATTTTAATGCTTTCAGGGTTTTCGGGGTATACACCAGATCTTCGAGATATCCGTGAAATACGTCCGCTTTTTCAACGGCTTCCAAGATCTCCTTCGCTTCCTTGCCATTCAGAGCAAGAGGTTTGGTACAGAGGACAGCTTTGCCGGCTTCTGCCGCTTTTATAGCCGCTTCTTTATGCAGGAAGTTGGGAAGAGCGATGAGGACAACATCTGCTTCCGGATCCTCGATCGCCTCGTTCAATTCCGTAGTCCATTTTGAGATATTCCACTCATCCCCAAATTCTTTTGCCCGTTCTTCAGTCCGGGAGTAGACATTCACAATTTTATCTTTACTTCGGTGACCAAGAATTGACTGTGCATAAAATGTTCCAATCAAACCTGTACCTAACAAGGAAATCTTTTTCATAATCAGACCTATTCACTATTAATCCGTTAACCCGGTATTAAAATCAGCAGCATATACTTTTTTTCTATTAATAGTAGAGTAATTAGTTGATAAGTACATATCAATGGACTTTTTTTGGAAAATTGTGGATTATTTTATTATTAGGGTTTTGATTTTTATATAAATAGTAGTTACGATAAACATCAGGTAAAAAAGTATATATATGATAACATCATCAGATACCGATACGAATCTTACCTCTAAACAAAGAAAAAGCGAGGGATTTGCAGGTCAAAAAATGATTGTTTTACCTCAAAAAATAATTAGCAATCTCCTTCAACATCCTCTGCTTAAAACATTATTTGCTACCCATATCGGTTATTTCCCAAAGGCCAAATTTCACTATCGAGAACGGAATCAGGGAATCGATGAATTTGTCTTAATCTACTGCATAGAAGGCGAGGGCTGGTACGAAGTTGAGGAAGAACAATTTGAGGTTCGACCTAATGATTTTTTCATTCTACCTGCCGGATTTCCCCATCGGTACAGTGCTGATAATGAGGCCCCCTGGGAGTATTTATTGGATACATTTTGCCGGAACTCAGGCCTCTGCATTTATCAACTCATTCAAAAATAATCGCTCTGCAATTCATGAACAGGTTTCTCCTGTTCATGAGCGAATAACTTTATTTGAGGATATTTACGACACCCTTGAGCGGGGATATAGCACGGATAACATGGGATATGCCGGTACATGCTTGTGGCATCTGTTAGGGTCCTTTTGCTACCCATCAGCCTGTAAAAGCAAAAAATCGGAAACTGAAAATGACCCTATTGAACATTCAATTCAACTGATGAAAAAGAATGTAGATCAACATCTAAAATTGGAAGAGTTAGCTAAACACGCTTCCTTTTCGGTTTCGCACTATTCAAATCTATTCAAAAAGAAAACAGGATTTGCTCCGATTGAATATTTTATTCACCTGAAAATTCAAAAAGCCTGTCAGTATTTAGATCTGACATCTCTGAACATCTACGAAATTGCGGAAACGTTAGGATATACCGATCCACATTATTTTTCCAGGTTGTTTCAAAAAGTCATGGGGGTTTCTCCGACAGCATTCAGAAATGAAAAAAAGGGATAATCAGATTGAAACAGCTTACAAAAAAAGGTAGCACAATGTTCGCGATCAATTCAACTTCCTTTAGTCATAAAAGAAAGTATACTGATTATTTTTTCGAAATGAGTAATCAGTAGATCACAAAAAAGCTACCGATCCTGACTTCCGCACTTTTTTGATGTGAAAAATATTAACATTGTTTTTTAATGACTTACGGGTATAAAAAAATGTTTGGGTGTCCCGATCTTTTTTTGGCGGTATTTGGGGGCATGTTTGTAAGTAAGAAACCCACTAAACCACCCTGCACTGAAAGTGCAGGTGTTTGCCTTTCGACTGAAAGTCCTACTCCAAGAGGGCTTAGTCATGACGTCTACTATTACTACACAAGGGATGGGCGAAAGTATTAAGTGATTTTGAAAGTTTTTTGGGACCCACCCTAAATCCCTGACATTTCCCAATAGATCTTCAAACTACGAGGACGACTATATCGGATGATCCAGCCAATCTGTTGCTCCGTATTACTTTTGGACCGCTCCCGAGGCTTCGGGATAATCAAAAGCTTCCGGCTGTGATTGTACCATAGGGATCCCTCCCTAGTGTAACTACCACTTAATTCGTTAAGTATTCTTCACCATAGGTCCAGTTGAACGGTTTGGCGCCGGTTTCGTTATACTCCCTAATGTAGCTCATCAACTGATCGACCAGATCTTTTTTGGAATGCCAAACTCCATCTTTGAGTATTTTCCGGCTCATAATGCTAAACCAGATTTCAATCTGATTGAGCCACGAGGAGTAGGTGGGGGTAAAATGAAGGTGAAATTTTCTTTTTTTAGCCAGCCACTCCTTGACAGCCTTGTTTTTGTGGATTGACAAATTATCCAAAATAATATGGATCTGAACATTGCGGTATTTGCGGTCCAGGTGTTTGAGAAATTTCAGAAAATTTTCGGAGTTGTTGCGGTCGATCTGCCGTGCGGTGATTTCTCCTGTGTGCACGGCAAGAGCGGCCATCAGGTTTACGGTACCATTGCGTTTGTACGTAGTGGT includes:
- a CDS encoding SDR family oxidoreductase, with the translated sequence MLLDSKNIVIIGGTSGMGLSAAKAFTNNGAKIVVVGLDEESCKNAREELPEDTIVLAGDATRQETGQEAIEKCIKNFGSLDGLYHVAGGSGRRMGDGPLHEMTLEGWNKTFELNLTSLMLSNRAAVRAFRKQGTGGTILNMGSVLGFSPSPEYFVTHAYAAAKAAIIGYSRSIASYYSGDNIRVNVIAPGLVHTPMAERAAQDDQIMEFIKTKQPLDGGRIARATDLDGATCYFMSDQSRFTTGQVLAVDGGWSISEGQFKG
- a CDS encoding Gfo/Idh/MocA family oxidoreductase, giving the protein MKKISLLGTGLIGTFYAQSILGHRSKDKIVNVYSRTEERAKEFGDEWNISKWTTELNEAIEDPEADVVLIALPNFLHKEAAIKAAEAGKAVLCTKPLALNGKEAKEILEAVEKADVFHGYLEDLVYTPKTLKALKSARDGSLGKILWARSREAHPGPHSDWFWEPEKSGGGAIIDIGCHCIEIARSFIGKDIRPVEVMCWAETQVKPIEAEDNALGWVRYANGAIGQFEVSWSFRGGMDLRDEVSGTEGSLRLDHFLRTGFEMYLSGGQEGYVAEKAESDSGWLFPVGDEVHSLGYNDMFTDMFNAMENGESPQETFYDGYVVNAIMDACYRSAETRQWESVELDIWRGRENEEEESALTDYNEQFYLIKEEKLPDGRKKVILKDKSTGEISQQDVKQTEKRRN
- a CDS encoding AraC family ligand binding domain-containing protein, with product MITSSDTDTNLTSKQRKSEGFAGQKMIVLPQKIISNLLQHPLLKTLFATHIGYFPKAKFHYRERNQGIDEFVLIYCIEGEGWYEVEEEQFEVRPNDFFILPAGFPHRYSADNEAPWEYLLDTFCRNSGLCIYQLIQK
- a CDS encoding helix-turn-helix transcriptional regulator; the encoded protein is MKKNVDQHLKLEELAKHASFSVSHYSNLFKKKTGFAPIEYFIHLKIQKACQYLDLTSLNIYEIAETLGYTDPHYFSRLFQKVMGVSPTAFRNEKKG